Proteins from a single region of Oreochromis niloticus isolate F11D_XX linkage group LG7, O_niloticus_UMD_NMBU, whole genome shotgun sequence:
- the agpat2 gene encoding 1-acyl-sn-glycerol-3-phosphate acyltransferase beta: MDVLWMIPLLLLMIIPLLMCTSSTFVFYFKKFFYVAWMMVLALIAIPLCILKSGGRDIENMRIIRFMVRHVKYLLGLRFEVSGWEHLQTEGPYVVISNHQSSLDVLGLMEILPDRCTTIAKKELVYAGTVGLICWLGGIVFINRKKTSDAKSVMADAAKTMLDDQIRLWVFPEGTRNQNGDLLPFKKGAFHLAVQAQVPIIPVVFSSYSNFYLRKEKQFKSGVIRLKILPKIETKGMTSDDVSSLSDKSFDLMRAAFLDISDSITRSNGPVRH; encoded by the exons ATGGATGTGCTGTGGATgataccgctgctgctgctcatgATTATTCCGCTCCTGATGTGCACCAGCAGCacgtttgttttttatttcaaaaagttCTTTTACGTGGCCTGGATGATGGTCTTGGCCCTCATCGCTATACCTCTGTGCATACTAAAGAGCGGAGGCAGAGACATTGAAAACATGAG GATCATCCGTTTCATGGTTCGACACGTCAAATATTTGCTGGGTCTTCGATTTGAAGTGAGCGGTTGGGAGCATCTGCAGACCGAGGGTCCCTACGTTGTCATCTCGAACCACCAGAGCTCCCTGGATGTTTTGG GCTTGATGGAGATCCTACCAGACCGCTGCACCACAATTGCTAAGAAGGAGCTGGTCTACGCCGGTACAGTGGGCCTCATTTGCTGGCTGGGCGGGATCGTCTTCATCAACCGCAAGAAGACGAGCGATGCCAAAAGCGTGATGGCTGACGCCGCCAAAACCATGTTGGACGACCAG ATTCGTCTGTGGGTATTTCCAGAGGGAACTCGTAACCAAAATGGCGACCTGCTGCCCTTCAAAAAGGGTGCTTTCCACCTGGCAGTGCAGGCACAA gtACCCATCATACCTGTCGTTTTCTCCTCCTACAGCAACTTCTATCTACGGAAAGAAAAGCAGTTCAAATCAG GAGTCATCAGATTGAAGATCCTTCCAAAGATTGAGACAAAGGGGATGACTTCAGACGACGTGTCATCCCTGTCTGACAAATCCTTTGACCTGATGCGTGCTGCTTTCCTGGACATCTCTGACTCCATAACCCGGAGCAATGGGCCCGTAAGGCACTGA
- the egfl7 gene encoding epidermal growth factor-like protein 7 isoform X1, producing MYQILLLSSSLFILHVMATPQFFAHHGRRVCGRDLRHSVVTTTESFVQPVHKPYLTLCQGHRLCSTYKTTYLVAYRQVNRAASPLHFYPDCCPGWRRFYSHNCNQAVCGQPCLNGGTCLRPNQCACPLGWTGHQCQRDVDECSEQQRCAQQCVNTAGSYRCTCREGFALAGDGRSCQSLPPPSPPPATPTSSSQSSQATVGVGHHTDADAKFGLVENVTEEVQSLRNRVELLEKKLQLVLTPFSSFFPLSLDEGLSEKTTLLSHSFQQLDRIDSLSEQIGFLEERLGTCSCQEN from the exons ATGTACCAAATACTgctcctttcctcctccctcttCATCCTTCATGTGATGGCCACTCCCCAGTTCTTCGCTCACCACGG GAGAAGGGTGTGCGGCAGAGACCTCCGTCACAGTGTTGTCACTACGACAGAGTCGTTCGTCCAGCCAGTGCACAAGCCCTACCTCACCCTGTGTCAGGGGCATCGCCTCTGCAGCACATACAA GACTACGTACTTGGTGGCATACCGACAGGTGAACAGAGCAGCTTCTCCTTTGCATTTCTACCCAGATTGCTGCCCAGGCTGGAGGAGATTTTACTCTCACAACTGCAACCAAG CTGTGTGCGGACAACCCTGTTTGAATGGCGGTACCTGTTTAAGACCCAACCAGTGTGCTTGTCCGTTAGGCTGGACGGGACACCAGTGCCAAAGAG ATGTGGATGAGTGCAGTGAGCAGCAGCGGTGCGCCCAGCAGTGCGTGAACACAGCTGGCAGCTATCGATGTACATGCAGAGAGGGCTTCGCCCTTGCTGGAGACGGCCGTTCCTGTCAAAGCCTtcctcctccatctcctcctcctgccaCTCCTACCTCCTCATCACAGAGCAGCCAGGCAACAGTGGGTGTGGGTCATCACACTGATGCAG ATGCAAAGTTTGGCTTGGTGGAGAATGTGACAGAGGAGGTACAGAGCCTGAGGAACCGAGTTGAGCTCCTGGAAAAG AAGCTGCAGCTGGTGCTGACGCCCTTCAGCAGCTTCTTCCCTCTGTCGTTGGATGAGGGCCTGTCGGAGAAAACCACCTTGCTATCCCACTCTTTCCAGCAGCTAGATCGCATCGACTCCCTCAGCGAGCAGATCGGCTTTCTGGAGGAGCGCCTTGGGACAT GTTCATGTCAGGAGAATTAG
- the egfl7 gene encoding epidermal growth factor-like protein 7 isoform X2, with product MYQILLLSSSLFILHVMATPQFFAHHGTTYLVAYRQVNRAASPLHFYPDCCPGWRRFYSHNCNQAVCGQPCLNGGTCLRPNQCACPLGWTGHQCQRDVDECSEQQRCAQQCVNTAGSYRCTCREGFALAGDGRSCQSLPPPSPPPATPTSSSQSSQATVGVGHHTDADAKFGLVENVTEEVQSLRNRVELLEKKLQLVLTPFSSFFPLSLDEGLSEKTTLLSHSFQQLDRIDSLSEQIGFLEERLGTCSCQEN from the exons ATGTACCAAATACTgctcctttcctcctccctcttCATCCTTCATGTGATGGCCACTCCCCAGTTCTTCGCTCACCACGG GACTACGTACTTGGTGGCATACCGACAGGTGAACAGAGCAGCTTCTCCTTTGCATTTCTACCCAGATTGCTGCCCAGGCTGGAGGAGATTTTACTCTCACAACTGCAACCAAG CTGTGTGCGGACAACCCTGTTTGAATGGCGGTACCTGTTTAAGACCCAACCAGTGTGCTTGTCCGTTAGGCTGGACGGGACACCAGTGCCAAAGAG ATGTGGATGAGTGCAGTGAGCAGCAGCGGTGCGCCCAGCAGTGCGTGAACACAGCTGGCAGCTATCGATGTACATGCAGAGAGGGCTTCGCCCTTGCTGGAGACGGCCGTTCCTGTCAAAGCCTtcctcctccatctcctcctcctgccaCTCCTACCTCCTCATCACAGAGCAGCCAGGCAACAGTGGGTGTGGGTCATCACACTGATGCAG ATGCAAAGTTTGGCTTGGTGGAGAATGTGACAGAGGAGGTACAGAGCCTGAGGAACCGAGTTGAGCTCCTGGAAAAG AAGCTGCAGCTGGTGCTGACGCCCTTCAGCAGCTTCTTCCCTCTGTCGTTGGATGAGGGCCTGTCGGAGAAAACCACCTTGCTATCCCACTCTTTCCAGCAGCTAGATCGCATCGACTCCCTCAGCGAGCAGATCGGCTTTCTGGAGGAGCGCCTTGGGACAT GTTCATGTCAGGAGAATTAG